AAAATCTGGCAGAGTAACGCATTTCCGTCGAACCCACACCTATACCGCCCCCGATATAAGGCGTAAAGGGCGAGTCGTTGCGCAGGTCGTAGTAGGCGTTCAGGAAGAAATGATGAGCGCTGAGGTCATACACGCGTTCTGAAGGAAGATCGTTCTCGTCCCATTCGCTCTCCTTCTGATCAAACGTTTCGCCGCCGCCGGAACCGAGGCGCGCGAGCCTTCTCTGCGAGCCCTGGCGGCGGTTTAGATACTCCGCCTCAAAACGCAGCCCGTTGCCGAATGCGTAACCAAGGGTCGCGCCCCCCGCGAAGCCAGCGCCGGGGGCAAACACGTTTGCAATGATAGTTGTCTTTTCGGTGGTGCACTCCGCGTCCATCGGTGGAGTCGCACCGGAAGGGTAAAGGAACGAATCGCATCGGGTTGGATGATCAATCAAGGACTGGGAAACGTCCATGTCTCCCGACTTTGAAAAACCCGCTTCAAGCCCTACATAAAAACCTTCCGCCGCTCCATCCGTCACCGACAAGGTGGCCGCCAAAAGAACCGCCACAAGCCAAAGACACCCGTTGCCCGTAAAATGTCTCATATATTTTCTCCTTGTATCTCTCAATTCAAGAACCGTTCACGGGCAAAGAATACCCCTGAAGCGAGGGAAACTACGTCTTTTTTACCTCTTCCCAGATCTCGTCCATCTGCTCCATGGAAAGAGTGCTTATTTCTTTTGCCCCGGTCCGCGCTTTCTCTTCGAACCGGGAGAATCTCTCTATGAACTTCTCGACGGCCCCATGAGACGTAGTCTCGGCGTCGATGTCAAGATGTCTTGCCAGATTCACTACGGAAAAAACAAGATCTCCCCACTCCTCCCGGGATCTGTTTTTCTCTCCGGCCTCCATTTCCCGTTCAAGCTCAAGCAGTTCCTCTTTTACCTTAGCAAAAACCGAAGAAACGTCGTTCCAGTCAAACCCGGCGCGGGCCGCTTTCTCGCCAACCCTCTGCGCCCTCATCAAAGAGGGCATGGCTCTCGGTATTTCCTCCAGATCGGCCCTCCCTTTTTTTTCCTTGAGCTTCTCGGCGTTCCAAGTCCTTAAGGCCTCGTCCGCGTCCTTGGCTTTTTTCTCACCGAACACGTGAGGGTGCCTTCTTATGAGTTTGTCGTGGAGTCTCTGGGTAACATCGCCTATGCCGAATTTCCCCTCTTCGCTTGCTATCTGGGAGATGAAGACAACCTGGAAAAGGAAATCTCCAAGCTCCTCTACGAGTCCGTCCGTATCCCCAAGCTCTATTGCCTGTATTACCTCGTAGGCCTCTTCGAGAACGTACGCCCGAAGCGACTCGAGCGTCTGCTCCCTGTCCCATGGACAGCCTCCCGGAGCGCGCAGACGCCTTGCAAGCGAAACTATATCGTCAAAAGTCTTTTCCTCTTTCATAACTCCTGAGGCACCCTAGACCCGAAATTTCTTCGAACACCGGGTCAGGTTCTGGTTTCCGTCCCGCGTGACCAAGACCACGTCCTCTATCCTGACTCCCCCGAGACGCTCGTAGTAAAGACCGGGCTCTACAGTAACAACATTTCCCTCCTTAAGAATCTCGTTTCCGGGACCGATTCTCGGCGGCTCATGGATGTCAAGCCCCAGACCGTGGCCCGTGGAATGTATGAACCCTTCGGGGCTTCCGGAACCCGAAGCCGTGGTAGGAAACCCCCGTTCCGTGAAGAAATCTATTACCGCGCCGTGCACGTCCTTCGATCTCACGCCGTCTTTTATCATGGAGAGCGCGATTTTCTGACCGCGCAAAACGGTGTCGTACATTCTCAGAAGTTCAGCCGAGGGCTCGCCCTTAACAACCGTCCTCGTCATGTCGCCGAAGTAGCCGTTCTCCTGGGATCTCGGGAAAATGTCGATCACCACCGGCCACCCGGCCTTAAGAGGTCCTGAGCCCTTCTCGTGGGGCATGGAGCCCTGAACCCCTCCGGCCACTATGGTGTTTGAAGCCAGATACCCCCGTTCGGCAAGATAGGAGCTTATGGCGGAACGCACTATCTCGGAGGTAAGGGGCTTGCCGTCGCGGTAAAGCACGGAACCCTTCACCACTGAATCCGATATAATTGAAATAGCAATCCTCATGGCCCATGCCGTAGCGTAAAGCGCCTTCTTTATGAGTGAAACTTCCGCCGGGGATTTCCTGAGGCGCCCGGGAAAAAGAAAATCCGTTTTCGCGGTCCTGACGAAAAAACCGGCTCCCCGGAGCGCGTCGGCATAGGAAACCGGAAAAAACCTCTGGACAACCAGGCTCCTTACCCCTCTTTCCCTGAGAATTGCCGCGGCCACCTCGGCAATACCGGGCCTTTTTCTCTTGCCACCGCGAATCTTGGCAACCCACTCCCCAAGTGAGATGACCCGCTCTACTCTTGCCTCTTTTTTCCCCCGCTCAAGCTCAAGGTCGCTGAGAACCAGTGTTCCTTCCCCGTCGTGTTCAAAAAAAATAACAGGGTCCGGAACGAAAAAGCCGGTTCTGTGGTAAAGGTCAGAGTTGCGCTCGCTCGAATCGATTATAAGGTAGGCCGTTTTGCTCACGCCGAAAACTATACAATAAACCTGGGCAGCGGGGCAAACTAGCGCCACTGCTTACCGCTTACGCTTGTTAGCAATAAACTAATTGTCCGGTCTTAGATTTTTGGTTGCAGGAGGGATCTACGAACCGGACAGAGTTACTGCTTAACTGACTTCTTCTGAACAAATGCTTGACAATGCACATTCATGTTAGTTATACCGACGTACGTACCTAGACCGACCTGAACACCATCCGTAGATGAGGAAACCACCATCTACGAGGAATTTATGGAAGATAAAGAAAGCTAGCATTGCGTTCTATTGCACATATTGATATAGTGAGGAATGGGCGGTAGTCAAATATGCTAGTAGGCTATCTGACCAGATACTAACATTCACCATTCACCCTTCGCATCTACTGCCCCGTTTGATATGGGCGATGAGAGAAACTTTGCTATTTATTGAATTCTTTATCCTGTGTTTAGTTGAGGCAATGGTTTTGGCTTACTGTTAATGGAGGTTTTTATTGTGAAAAGATTTTTGCTTTTATTGACGGCTTTCTTTGTCATAGGTTTGGCTTCTTGTGATGACGATAATGGCTCAGACATGGAACCTGAGCCCACGACAATAAAGATGAAGGGTTTCTTTAACAGCGTTGATGAAAACAACATGGATGACTGTCAGAGTGAGGACCTGAATTTGATAGTGGAAGATGAGGTAGTTGTTGGCAGTTCTAATTTTGCTGCATCAGGGGAAACGGGCGAAGTCTTTGATGAAGCGGTGTTCGGATATATAGGTATAAAGACTCAAAACCGTATAGCCGCCTCTTACGTAACGGCAACGAGAGAAGGGGAACTTGTTAATCCCGGAGTTCTCTATCTTAGGAAAAGAGGGGATTTATATGTTGGGTTTTGGGGTGGAGGAGCTACACGTCCGGAAGGTAATCCGTCCGTTGTTTGTCCGTACATAATGGTTCCGCAGGAGATGGTCGAGGAAGGTGGCTGCGAAGCTGAAGCTTATGCAGAGCATCTTAAAAATGAGGATGGTTCAATAAAAGCCTGTGTAATGGCCCCAAATAGCTAATCCGTTAAATGAGTGACGGACCTGTAATTACGATAACAGTGGAAATTCCCGAAACTGTTAGTCAACTTCCTCCTGGCGATGACGATCAGGAATTTGAAATATGTCTATATAATAATGGAAGGCAGCTTCGACCAAATCTTGTAGCGGCTTCACGCCGTCTGAATGGCTTCGTAGATATGCTTGACCATATGCGTTCGTTTTTTCACGTTTCTTACGATTCATAATTAAAACCTCCTTGAACTTCATTTGAGTTCATTGACTTAAAGACCTAATTACCATTTAATTTGTTTCCTACACTTACCGCTTACGCTTTGACAATCGTCCCCGGCAGATGTATTTTGTTAGTGGAGTGGTAAAAGAAATTTACACTGCGAGGAGGCAGAGGAATTATGTTTTCCGTAACTCCCAAAGCCGTAGATGAAATAAAAAGGCTGCTTGCCGAAGACGACATCGAAAATGCGTTTCTCAGGGTAAGGATAGTGCCCGGGGGCTGTTCCGGGTTTTCCTACGAGATGGGATTTGACGACGAGACCGATGAAGGAGACAACTTGATCGAGTCCGACGGCATAAAGGTCGCTATCGACGAGATCAGCTACACCTATCTCGACGGATCGGTTCTTGATTTCAAGGATGGTCTTGACGGAAAGGGCTTTGCAATCGAAAACCCTAACGCGACCGGTTCCTGCGGCTGCGGACAGTCTTTCACCGCATAGAAAAATCCGCAACATCCAGATTTTCCCCACAAAACCTTTGCCGGATCCCGCGGCGAATCTTGGCGCGGAGGATTCATTGAATGTGGACGGGCCGGAAAAGCAGGCTTTTTGTCTGTGAGGCGTTGTGTGGGGTAACGGATCATGGTTTCTGTATTTGCAAAAAACCGCAGAAACCAGATTCTCGGAAAAACGTATTCTTTTTCGGATAAACAGATTTGATTATATACTTATACAGGCAGCAGACCTGCTAGGCAGTCGGCACAGAGTACATCATGGCATCAACGGCAAAAACACTTAAGGCCCACGAAGAGGCAAAAAGCTACGACAGGATCAAGTCAAAACACCTGATCGGAACCATCTTCACCGACTTTACTCCTTGGAACAAGCTCTACGGATTCAGAAACTTTATCCACGCCCCCTCAGGGAAGAAGATCGAGTTCGCTAACGATCCCGCCGTCATAGTAGGCACCGCAGTGTTTAAGGGCACCGGTGAGGAAGTGGCCGTAATAGCCCAGCAGACCCCCTCGAGCGAAAAGGAAAGAACTACGCTTAACTATGGAATGGTCAAGGCCGACGGCTACGGGCTGTCTTTGTGCATGATGGAATACGCAGAGCAGCACCGTCTCAAGCTCTACACGTTCATCGACACCATTGGTGGAGATCCCTATGAATACTCGGCCGAAAAGCTTCAGTCCTGGCTGATTTCCTACTGCCAGTCAAAGATGATCTCCATAAGAACGAAAACGATAACCACGGTGCTCGGGCTCGGGGGAAGCGGCGGCGCGATCGCCATACAGCTGGGACACAGGAGGCTCATGCTCTCGAGAGCCGAATATTCCGTAATAACGGCCGAAGGCTGTTCCGCCATCCTTTTCAGAAGTGCGGACAAAGTGGCGGAAGCGCTTGAGGTGCTGCAGCCCACGGCGACCCACATGAAGAAATACGGAATAATAGACGAGATAGTAAAAGAGGCTCCTCTTGGAAGAAACAACTACATCCCATCGACACTTAAGAACCTGCAGGCATCCCTGACCGCCGCCTCCAATGAAGTTGACCGCTTCGACGTGAGGCACCTGCGCCAGGAACTGCGCAGGAAAATCGAGAAGTGTGGCCGCATAAAAAAGCGGGAGAGACTCTACGGGGGGATCGCAAAGAAAATAAAGGCCTGGCTCCCTAACTACTTCAGCGGAAGAAAGGAAAATCCCGATATCTCGGAAATGCAGATAGCCATCTACGGATCGGAACCTCACTTCTGCAACGACGAAAAAGACGGTCAGGGAAAAATTATACGCCCCGGTTGCAAGAAACAGCTTACGAAAAAGGAACTGCACGCGAACAATTCCTCGTGTCCTTACTGCGGCCG
The genomic region above belongs to Candidatus Dadabacteria bacterium and contains:
- a CDS encoding outer membrane beta-barrel protein; this encodes MRHFTGNGCLWLVAVLLAATLSVTDGAAEGFYVGLEAGFSKSGDMDVSQSLIDHPTRCDSFLYPSGATPPMDAECTTEKTTIIANVFAPGAGFAGGATLGYAFGNGLRFEAEYLNRRQGSQRRLARLGSGGGETFDQKESEWDENDLPSERVYDLSAHHFFLNAYYDLRNDSPFTPYIGGGIGVGSTEMRYSARFLRRSDLGTEPWQMAAAGTVSDIDTELGKTRFGFQVVGGVDYALSDDLSVGAKARWTRLSDFDRDDLSWKRVRGHEPIRADGVTPLTTDFEVGDTDSWTFTVGLKYYL
- a CDS encoding iron-sulfur cluster assembly accessory protein gives rise to the protein MFSVTPKAVDEIKRLLAEDDIENAFLRVRIVPGGCSGFSYEMGFDDETDEGDNLIESDGIKVAIDEISYTYLDGSVLDFKDGLDGKGFAIENPNATGSCGCGQSFTA
- a CDS encoding Xaa-Pro peptidase family protein — translated: MSKTAYLIIDSSERNSDLYHRTGFFVPDPVIFFEHDGEGTLVLSDLELERGKKEARVERVISLGEWVAKIRGGKRKRPGIAEVAAAILRERGVRSLVVQRFFPVSYADALRGAGFFVRTAKTDFLFPGRLRKSPAEVSLIKKALYATAWAMRIAISIISDSVVKGSVLYRDGKPLTSEIVRSAISSYLAERGYLASNTIVAGGVQGSMPHEKGSGPLKAGWPVVIDIFPRSQENGYFGDMTRTVVKGEPSAELLRMYDTVLRGQKIALSMIKDGVRSKDVHGAVIDFFTERGFPTTASGSGSPEGFIHSTGHGLGLDIHEPPRIGPGNEILKEGNVVTVEPGLYYERLGGVRIEDVVLVTRDGNQNLTRCSKKFRV
- the mazG gene encoding nucleoside triphosphate pyrophosphohydrolase, yielding MKEEKTFDDIVSLARRLRAPGGCPWDREQTLESLRAYVLEEAYEVIQAIELGDTDGLVEELGDFLFQVVFISQIASEEGKFGIGDVTQRLHDKLIRRHPHVFGEKKAKDADEALRTWNAEKLKEKKGRADLEEIPRAMPSLMRAQRVGEKAARAGFDWNDVSSVFAKVKEELLELEREMEAGEKNRSREEWGDLVFSVVNLARHLDIDAETTSHGAVEKFIERFSRFEEKARTGAKEISTLSMEQMDEIWEEVKKT